In Halopseudomonas xinjiangensis, a single genomic region encodes these proteins:
- a CDS encoding MFS transporter encodes MSHSELAPKKEIFGWAMFDFANQGYTLLIITVIYGDLFTRVIVGDAPDYRLGNLLWSVALAASYLLVVVANPICGAIMDYTQSRKRFLFGSYVLTVISTALLYFIEPGWHTAAVLLIILSNFAYSIGEGFIASFLPDLGPRKALGWISGLGWGLGYIGGLVAAIFALLFLGDVSAANYETIRWVGPFAGAFFLIAAIPTFLWLKERHATMPPVSQTGLVRIGLRRVATTWREVHHFRDLRALLVSVFFTMSGVYIIIAFSFIYGAQVIGWDEDVRVLMFIIVQITAALGAVGFGWLQSRLGARTTYLMTLVLWLVAILAIWQTPALTEAMRAGFGVDWEAQYVFLVAGVLAGASLGSSQSATRALVGVLTPRGKEGEFFGLWGMASKLAAVFGMLGLGALQWGLGLADAIVFCLVLFAMAIVTVLPVNESRGAEAAEQWRDAAAP; translated from the coding sequence ATGAGCCACAGCGAGTTGGCACCGAAGAAGGAAATATTCGGCTGGGCCATGTTCGACTTTGCCAACCAGGGCTATACGCTGCTGATCATTACGGTGATCTACGGCGATCTGTTCACCCGTGTGATCGTTGGTGACGCGCCGGACTACCGACTCGGCAACCTGCTGTGGAGCGTCGCGCTGGCGGCCAGCTATCTGCTGGTAGTGGTCGCCAACCCGATATGCGGTGCGATCATGGACTACACGCAGAGCCGCAAGCGTTTCCTGTTCGGCAGTTACGTGCTCACGGTCATCTCCACCGCCTTGCTGTACTTCATCGAACCGGGGTGGCACACCGCGGCGGTGCTGCTGATTATCCTGTCGAACTTCGCCTATTCCATCGGCGAAGGTTTCATCGCCAGCTTCCTGCCCGACCTCGGCCCGCGCAAGGCGCTTGGCTGGATTTCCGGCCTCGGCTGGGGGCTGGGGTACATAGGTGGACTGGTTGCCGCCATTTTTGCGCTGCTGTTTCTGGGCGATGTCTCGGCAGCGAACTACGAGACGATCCGCTGGGTCGGGCCCTTCGCTGGCGCCTTCTTTCTCATAGCGGCCATCCCGACCTTCCTCTGGCTCAAGGAACGACATGCGACGATGCCACCCGTCTCACAAACCGGGCTGGTGCGGATTGGCCTGCGTCGCGTGGCCACCACCTGGCGGGAAGTTCATCACTTCCGGGATCTTCGCGCGCTGCTGGTCTCGGTGTTCTTCACCATGTCCGGCGTGTACATCATCATCGCCTTCTCTTTCATCTACGGTGCGCAGGTCATCGGCTGGGACGAGGATGTGCGCGTGCTCATGTTCATTATCGTCCAGATCACCGCGGCGCTTGGCGCGGTAGGCTTTGGGTGGCTACAAAGCCGGCTCGGCGCGCGTACTACTTATCTGATGACGCTGGTGCTGTGGCTGGTGGCGATTCTGGCGATCTGGCAAACCCCGGCGCTGACCGAGGCGATGCGGGCCGGCTTTGGCGTCGATTGGGAAGCCCAATACGTGTTTCTAGTGGCCGGTGTGCTGGCTGGCGCAAGCCTCGGATCGTCCCAATCGGCAACGCGAGCGTTGGTCGGGGTACTGACGCCGCGCGGCAAGGAAGGGGAGTTTTTCGGCCTGTGGGGCATGGCCTCGAAGCTTGCTGCGGTGTTCGGCATGCTCGGCCTGGGTGCGCTGCAATGGGGGCTGGGGCTGGCCGATGCGATCGTGTTTTGCCTAGTGCTGTTCGCCATGGCGATCGTCACGGTATTGCCGGTCAACGAGAGCCGCGGCGCCGAGGCTGCCGAGCAGTGGCGTGACGCAGCGGCGCCTTAA
- a CDS encoding sodium:solute symporter family protein codes for MNDSDFYQFSTFTVLALLLAFYGGTYLLTLLIKNKKESTDAFMVSNHNLGFGLGAASMTATWIWAASFYAAATSGYTYGISGPLHYGLWGALMILFIYPFGRRFRKLAPNAHTLGELIHARHGASSQLILASSNVLGSIISLMVNFTASGALVSVLSPLSFQAGVIIAGVGVLAYTLWSGFRASVLTDFAQLMAMMAIAILIIPAVLFSLGGPGVLSEGMALLTPEQADLFSTEAILNQGAPFFVAVLAYAIGNQTISQRLFAVREDHIKPTFITATIGYGAIVIGLGMIGLMALMTGLEPIDGDMNNLIPQMVSLYLSPVFIALFFILVIGSLSSTADSDLCALSAIVMADVYGKNIARGRPDPTRMLFIGRLTMIVATLIGVVLASLSMDILIMLVFVGALWGAIVFPVIASCFWNRVTNAAFTSAVIAGLLMFCVARFELLNMAGVTGLLFELLASIGGGVVIGLMAFGFFGRRAGVIVGILGAVVLAWFAVGFLRDYTILLASLTAYGVSTLVCVTISLMSSHRFEFASIGQSVGNYDDTTELPTK; via the coding sequence TTGAACGACTCCGACTTCTACCAATTTTCGACCTTTACAGTGCTCGCTCTCCTGCTCGCCTTTTATGGCGGCACCTACTTGCTCACACTGTTGATCAAGAACAAGAAGGAAAGTACCGACGCGTTCATGGTTTCCAATCACAACCTCGGCTTCGGGTTGGGTGCGGCCAGCATGACTGCCACGTGGATATGGGCAGCCTCGTTTTACGCTGCCGCCACCTCCGGCTACACCTATGGTATTTCCGGGCCTCTGCACTACGGCTTATGGGGTGCGTTGATGATCCTGTTCATCTATCCGTTCGGTCGCCGGTTTCGCAAACTCGCTCCCAATGCGCACACCTTGGGTGAATTGATCCACGCGCGCCACGGTGCCTCCAGCCAGCTTATCCTGGCCTCGTCCAACGTGCTGGGCAGCATCATCAGCCTGATGGTCAATTTCACTGCTTCCGGCGCGCTGGTCTCGGTGCTGTCGCCCCTATCCTTCCAGGCCGGCGTCATCATCGCCGGTGTCGGCGTGCTGGCGTATACCTTGTGGTCCGGGTTCCGCGCCTCGGTACTGACCGACTTCGCACAGCTTATGGCAATGATGGCAATAGCCATCCTGATCATCCCTGCGGTGCTGTTCTCGCTGGGCGGGCCTGGCGTGTTGAGTGAAGGGATGGCGCTACTGACGCCCGAGCAGGCCGACCTGTTTTCCACCGAAGCCATCCTCAATCAGGGCGCGCCGTTCTTCGTCGCCGTACTGGCGTACGCCATTGGCAACCAGACCATTTCGCAACGCTTGTTCGCCGTCCGCGAAGATCACATCAAACCGACCTTCATCACTGCGACCATCGGCTACGGCGCGATCGTCATCGGCCTCGGCATGATCGGCCTGATGGCGCTGATGACCGGCCTCGAGCCCATCGACGGGGACATGAACAATCTCATCCCGCAGATGGTTTCGCTGTATCTGTCGCCCGTGTTCATTGCACTGTTTTTCATCCTCGTGATCGGCTCGCTCTCGTCTACTGCCGATTCGGATCTCTGCGCGCTCTCGGCGATCGTCATGGCGGATGTCTATGGCAAGAACATCGCCAGGGGACGGCCTGATCCGACGCGTATGCTATTCATTGGTCGGCTGACGATGATTGTCGCCACGCTCATCGGCGTCGTTCTTGCCAGCTTGTCGATGGATATTCTCATCATGCTGGTCTTCGTGGGCGCGCTATGGGGCGCAATCGTTTTCCCGGTCATTGCCAGCTGCTTCTGGAACCGCGTGACCAACGCAGCGTTCACCTCGGCCGTGATTGCCGGCCTGTTGATGTTCTGCGTGGCCCGCTTCGAGCTGCTGAATATGGCCGGGGTGACTGGCCTGCTTTTCGAGCTGCTGGCTTCGATCGGCGGCGGCGTAGTGATCGGCCTGATGGCTTTCGGCTTCTTCGGACGTCGCGCCGGCGTCATCGTCGGAATACTCGGCGCCGTGGTTCTGGCGTGGTTCGCTGTCGGCTTCCTGCGTGATTACACCATCCTGCTGGCGTCGCTCACCGCTTACGGTGTGAGCACACTGGTTTGTGTGACGATAAGCCTGATGAGCTCACACAGGTTCGAGTTCGCCAGCATCGGACAATCGGTCGGCAACTACGACGATACGACTGAGCTTCCAACCAAGTGA
- a CDS encoding glutathione S-transferase N-terminal domain-containing protein — MSTDAPVYTLYGVSHSLYTGKARCYLRNQGIAYVERPTSHPDFASRILPHIGRGIIPVLETPDGEIIQDTIDIIDHFEKQGVPYPAYPQGPLQRVIAIIIEYYGGQAMLKQAMHYRWSYREQQEAFLHHAFASGSGADFADKVMGRMQSYLPRLGVTEQSISPIERSYETLLDLLEEHFRHLPYLLGGRPCIADYGLIASMFAHLGRDPVPAQIMKTRAPRVYRWVERMTAPGLDVVEYQNVNAELYADDEIPPSLEPVLKHIAADIFPELSDKLGFMDDWVEREQPADGQPVTEKPQQRQLGMVQTRYHDAPIEVGVEPYLMFVLQRAVDVFDGLEASQADQLKTSLRQYGLEGAVPLGRRYGVGRQNNIEVWRRG, encoded by the coding sequence ATGTCCACCGACGCCCCTGTCTACACTCTCTATGGTGTATCGCATTCGCTCTATACCGGCAAAGCGCGTTGTTATCTGCGTAACCAGGGCATCGCCTACGTAGAACGGCCTACCTCCCACCCGGACTTTGCCAGCCGCATCCTGCCGCACATCGGTCGCGGCATCATTCCAGTGCTGGAAACGCCTGACGGCGAGATTATCCAGGACACCATCGACATCATCGATCACTTCGAGAAGCAGGGCGTGCCGTATCCCGCTTATCCCCAAGGTCCGCTTCAGCGGGTCATCGCGATCATCATCGAGTACTACGGCGGTCAGGCGATGCTCAAGCAGGCCATGCATTATCGATGGTCATATCGCGAGCAACAGGAAGCGTTTCTGCATCACGCGTTTGCCAGCGGCTCGGGCGCCGATTTCGCCGACAAGGTAATGGGCCGCATGCAGTCTTATTTGCCACGGTTGGGTGTCACCGAACAAAGCATCTCGCCTATCGAACGCTCCTACGAAACCTTGCTGGACCTGCTCGAAGAGCATTTCAGACACCTGCCGTATCTGCTGGGCGGTCGCCCATGCATCGCCGACTATGGGCTGATCGCCTCGATGTTCGCCCACCTCGGGCGCGATCCGGTTCCTGCACAGATCATGAAGACCCGGGCGCCGCGGGTATATCGTTGGGTCGAGCGCATGACTGCGCCAGGCCTGGACGTCGTCGAATATCAGAATGTGAACGCTGAGTTGTATGCCGATGATGAGATCCCGCCGAGCCTTGAGCCGGTGCTCAAGCACATCGCCGCCGATATATTCCCAGAGCTCAGCGACAAACTGGGTTTCATGGATGACTGGGTGGAGCGTGAACAGCCCGCTGACGGCCAACCTGTCACCGAGAAGCCGCAGCAGCGACAGCTGGGTATGGTGCAGACCCGCTACCACGATGCACCGATCGAAGTAGGCGTCGAGCCTTACCTGATGTTCGTCCTACAGCGTGCCGTGGATGTGTTCGATGGCCTTGAGGCAAGCCAGGCGGACCAGTTGAAAACCAGCTTGCGCCAGTACGGCCTCGAAGGCGCAGTACCGCTGGGACGCCGTTATGGCGTTGGCCGACAGAACAACATCGAGGTGTGGCGTCGGGGTTGA
- a CDS encoding DUF2855 family protein, which produces MTTVTQLQTDKSALHHTRIVSAGLPELKAGEALLKITDLAVTTNNITYAAFGDTPHLRYWSFFPTHADGWGLMPAWGFAEVVESTVEGLAKGERFYGYWPIATHLVMQPVRVSERGFYDGTPHRLELTSAYNQYQRTTTDAAYRPEYEPYQALLRPLFITSFMLADFLEDNDFFGARQIIFSSASSKTAYGTAFCLENRDDVRLLGWTSTGNRQFVESLGCYAQTISYDELESLDPSIPTLYVDFAGNNDLRARVHRHFGDQLKHDCYAGSAQSQDHLDKAEKNLPGPQPQPYFAPYQIKKRNTDWGPGEVTRRFNEAQLAFINRVSDSSNPWMKINQHEGFEAAQTLVADLCEGRVDPRDGHIVSVKQGAN; this is translated from the coding sequence ATGACTACTGTAACGCAGTTGCAAACCGACAAGTCTGCCTTGCATCACACCCGCATCGTCAGCGCGGGGCTGCCTGAGCTCAAGGCCGGCGAGGCGTTGTTGAAGATAACCGATCTGGCGGTCACGACAAACAACATCACCTACGCGGCCTTTGGCGACACCCCACATTTACGCTATTGGAGCTTTTTTCCGACGCACGCGGACGGCTGGGGGCTCATGCCTGCCTGGGGCTTCGCTGAAGTAGTCGAGTCGACCGTTGAGGGGCTAGCGAAGGGCGAGCGTTTCTACGGATACTGGCCGATTGCAACGCACCTGGTCATGCAGCCGGTCCGTGTCAGCGAGCGTGGATTCTACGATGGCACGCCGCATCGCCTGGAGCTGACCTCGGCCTATAACCAGTATCAGCGTACGACTACCGATGCGGCTTACCGTCCGGAGTACGAGCCCTATCAGGCGCTGCTACGTCCGCTGTTCATCACCTCGTTCATGCTTGCAGACTTTCTCGAAGACAACGACTTCTTCGGTGCCAGGCAGATCATCTTTTCCAGCGCCTCCAGCAAGACGGCATACGGCACGGCCTTTTGTCTGGAAAACCGCGATGACGTTCGCTTGCTCGGCTGGACCTCGACAGGCAACCGCCAGTTCGTCGAATCCCTGGGCTGCTACGCGCAAACCATCAGCTACGACGAGTTGGAATCGCTGGACCCCTCGATTCCGACGCTCTACGTCGACTTCGCCGGCAACAACGATCTGAGGGCGCGGGTGCATCGTCATTTCGGCGATCAGCTCAAGCACGACTGCTATGCCGGTTCGGCACAATCGCAGGACCATCTGGACAAGGCCGAGAAGAACCTCCCCGGCCCGCAACCACAGCCCTATTTCGCGCCCTATCAGATCAAGAAGCGAAACACTGACTGGGGCCCTGGTGAAGTCACCAGACGTTTCAATGAAGCGCAGCTGGCATTCATCAACCGCGTGAGCGATAGCAGCAACCCATGGATGAAGATCAATCAGCATGAAGGCTTCGAGGCGGCGCAAACGCTCGTCGCAGACTTGTGCGAAGGTCGGGTCGATCCCCGCGATGGCCATATCGTCTCGGTGAAGCAGGGCGCGAACTAA
- a CDS encoding SDR family oxidoreductase, translated as MRQVLITGANRGIGLELARLYAGRGDQVIGVCRDTSTELDQVATRVISGIDVTRQESVAKLVEALGSQQIDVLINNAGLLHDERLGSIDFDSIRQQMEVNAYAPLRVTEALLPLLGQGAKIANITSRMGSMADNDSGGRYGYRASKAALNAFGKSLAMDLKPRGIAVALLHPGYVKTRMTGNTGQLTPEESARGLVARIDALSLENTGSFWHSNGESLPW; from the coding sequence ATGCGACAGGTACTTATCACCGGCGCCAACCGCGGTATTGGTCTGGAACTGGCGCGGCTGTATGCAGGCCGCGGCGACCAGGTTATCGGCGTATGCAGGGATACCTCTACAGAGCTCGACCAAGTGGCCACCCGGGTCATCAGCGGCATAGACGTGACGCGGCAGGAGAGTGTGGCGAAGCTGGTCGAGGCGCTCGGCAGCCAGCAAATCGACGTACTCATCAACAATGCCGGACTGCTGCACGACGAGCGCCTGGGCAGCATCGACTTCGACTCGATCCGCCAACAGATGGAAGTCAACGCCTATGCTCCGCTGCGCGTGACCGAAGCGCTGCTACCATTGCTGGGGCAGGGCGCCAAAATCGCCAACATCACCAGCCGTATGGGGTCCATGGCGGACAACGACTCCGGTGGGCGCTATGGCTATCGAGCTTCGAAAGCGGCGCTCAATGCATTCGGCAAGTCGCTGGCGATGGATCTCAAGCCTCGCGGCATTGCGGTCGCACTGCTGCACCCGGGGTATGTGAAAACCAGAATGACTGGGAACACCGGACAGCTCACCCCTGAAGAATCCGCTCGCGGCTTGGTGGCAAGAATCGATGCACTCAGTCTGGAGAACACCGGTTCGTTCTGGCATAGCAACGGTGAGTCGCTGCCCTGGTAA
- a CDS encoding alpha/beta fold hydrolase has translation MYSIEDVELQKWTVSGLDARVAVLGQGPVALCVHGWPECWYSWRHQMVLLANAGYRVIAPDMPGFGQTQGYAEIADYTIERTGRFLSDLIAEAGVSNVLLLGHDWGAINVWGFALQYPHKVSKMVVMSVPLKPLGEQPPTEQLRELFQDRFFYQLYFQQPGVAEAEFDADPEGILRALFCSPDTPRAKPVLGKSISEGGGWIGRLGKPLEQPGWLTDEAIAYYVKTYRQSGFAGGLHYYRNIDRNWRIMQRYADARIDCPVLFLSGEMDYATQRATAEHLVAQMIDRVPSLTVQVLPDKGHWLQGEATEEVNRALLRFVGVHGQ, from the coding sequence ATGTACAGCATCGAAGACGTCGAGCTACAGAAATGGACCGTCAGCGGGCTCGATGCTCGCGTCGCTGTACTCGGTCAAGGACCGGTCGCCCTCTGCGTACACGGCTGGCCAGAGTGCTGGTATTCCTGGCGGCATCAGATGGTCTTGTTGGCAAACGCCGGCTATCGCGTCATCGCGCCGGACATGCCCGGCTTCGGGCAAACGCAGGGATATGCGGAGATCGCCGATTACACGATCGAGCGGACAGGCAGGTTCCTCTCCGATTTGATCGCCGAGGCGGGCGTTTCCAACGTACTACTGCTTGGCCATGACTGGGGTGCGATCAACGTGTGGGGCTTCGCGCTGCAGTATCCGCACAAGGTCTCGAAGATGGTGGTCATGAGTGTGCCGCTGAAGCCCCTCGGCGAACAGCCGCCCACCGAACAGCTGCGTGAGTTGTTTCAGGATCGATTCTTCTACCAGTTGTACTTTCAGCAGCCCGGCGTCGCAGAAGCCGAATTTGACGCGGACCCGGAGGGAATATTGCGCGCATTGTTCTGCTCGCCCGACACGCCCCGCGCCAAACCGGTTCTGGGCAAGTCCATAAGTGAAGGCGGCGGCTGGATCGGCCGGCTGGGCAAGCCGCTGGAGCAACCCGGCTGGCTAACTGACGAGGCCATCGCCTATTACGTGAAAACCTATCGGCAGAGCGGCTTCGCCGGCGGGCTCCATTACTACCGAAACATCGACCGGAATTGGCGGATCATGCAGCGGTACGCCGATGCGCGTATCGATTGCCCGGTGTTGTTTTTATCCGGCGAAATGGATTACGCGACCCAGCGCGCTACGGCAGAGCATTTGGTCGCGCAAATGATCGATCGTGTGCCCAGCCTGACGGTCCAGGTTTTGCCAGACAAGGGACATTGGCTACAAGGTGAGGCGACCGAAGAGGTAAACCGGGCGCTGCTCCGATTTGTCGGGGTTCATGGTCAGTGA
- a CDS encoding GNAT family N-acetyltransferase, which yields MHCVVTQADYHDAAHARAIVELLDAYALDPMGGGEPLPELVRTTLVGRLASLPHAFSVLCFVDGVPAGLVNCFEGFSTFEARPLVNIHDVIVSAQHRGQGISQQMIAEVERIARERDCCKLTLEVLEGNEVAQGAYRKIGFANYELDPAMGRAMFWQKKL from the coding sequence ATGCACTGCGTTGTCACACAAGCCGACTACCATGACGCTGCGCACGCCCGCGCGATCGTCGAACTGCTCGATGCCTATGCACTGGACCCGATGGGCGGCGGCGAGCCGCTTCCCGAGCTGGTCCGGACTACGTTGGTCGGGCGTCTCGCATCGCTGCCGCACGCATTCAGCGTGTTGTGTTTCGTCGACGGCGTTCCCGCCGGGCTGGTGAATTGCTTCGAAGGGTTTTCCACTTTCGAAGCTCGGCCTCTGGTGAATATCCATGACGTCATCGTGTCGGCGCAGCATCGTGGCCAGGGCATCAGCCAGCAGATGATCGCAGAGGTCGAGCGCATTGCTCGGGAGCGCGATTGCTGCAAGTTGACCCTGGAGGTGCTGGAAGGCAACGAGGTCGCGCAAGGCGCCTACAGAAAGATCGGCTTCGCGAACTATGAGCTTGATCCGGCCATGGGGCGGGCCATGTTCTGGCAGAAGAAACTCTAA
- a CDS encoding putative transporter small subunit, translated as MQTYILAGYVLIWPAVSLAVLVMILGATVKDARAARQEKRDLV; from the coding sequence ATGCAAACCTACATTCTGGCAGGCTATGTCCTTATCTGGCCGGCGGTATCCCTGGCAGTGCTGGTGATGATTCTGGGCGCAACGGTCAAGGACGCTCGGGCTGCGCGTCAGGAAAAGCGCGACCTGGTTTGA
- a CDS encoding NAD(P)H-dependent flavin oxidoreductase, with protein sequence MKTRITELFGIEHPIIQGGMHHVGYAELASAVANAGGLGMITALTQPNPAALAEEIRRCREMTDKPFGVNLTFLPSVNPPDYPGYVEAIIKGGVKVVETAGNNPQKYLPALKEHGVKVIHKCTAVRHALKAQAIGCDAVSVDGFECGGHPGEDDVPNFILLPRAADELEIPFVASGGMADGRSLAAALAMGAEGMNMGTRFIATKEAPVHENVKQAIVAASELDTRLVMRPLRNTERVLNNSAVERLLEKERKLGADLKFADIAEEVAGVYPRIMKTGEMDAGAWSCGMVAGLINDVPTVKELIDRIMAQAEGIMRDRLTRMLNG encoded by the coding sequence ATGAAAACCAGAATCACCGAACTTTTCGGCATCGAACATCCGATCATCCAGGGCGGCATGCACCATGTCGGCTATGCCGAGCTCGCCTCCGCAGTCGCCAATGCTGGCGGCCTGGGCATGATCACCGCCCTCACGCAGCCCAACCCTGCCGCGCTGGCCGAAGAGATCCGCCGTTGCCGCGAGATGACCGACAAGCCCTTCGGTGTCAACCTGACTTTCCTGCCTTCGGTCAATCCGCCGGACTACCCGGGCTATGTCGAGGCGATCATCAAGGGCGGCGTGAAGGTGGTCGAGACCGCCGGCAACAATCCGCAGAAGTACCTACCGGCGCTGAAAGAGCACGGCGTCAAGGTGATCCACAAATGCACTGCGGTACGTCATGCACTCAAAGCCCAGGCGATCGGCTGCGACGCGGTCAGCGTGGATGGATTCGAGTGTGGCGGGCACCCCGGGGAAGATGATGTACCGAACTTCATCCTGTTGCCGCGCGCTGCGGATGAGCTGGAAATTCCCTTTGTCGCTTCCGGCGGCATGGCAGACGGCCGCTCGCTCGCCGCTGCGCTGGCGATGGGCGCCGAAGGTATGAACATGGGTACCCGCTTCATCGCCACCAAGGAGGCCCCGGTTCACGAGAACGTCAAGCAGGCTATCGTTGCGGCCAGCGAACTGGATACCCGCCTGGTCATGCGCCCGCTGCGCAATACCGAGCGTGTGCTGAACAACAGTGCCGTCGAGCGCCTGCTCGAGAAAGAGCGCAAGCTGGGCGCCGACCTGAAATTCGCCGATATCGCCGAGGAAGTTGCAGGCGTCTATCCGCGCATCATGAAAACTGGCGAGATGGACGCCGGTGCCTGGTCCTGCGGCATGGTCGCCGGGCTGATCAATGATGTCCCGACCGTGAAAGAGCTGATCGATCGCATCATGGCCCAGGCTGAAGGGATCATGCGTGACCGCCTCACCCGCATGCTCAACGGCTGA
- a CDS encoding TetR/AcrR family transcriptional regulator yields the protein MQKTPPETKLKPLKRPSQARAKATVQAIFDTYVRIWQRDGWERITTRAIALECGIGVGTLYEYFPNKMALHSGYIRYCIESLIRCVDEAAIQPVGLPWEERIHRLLQRVCGVERSGLPWFHPKLLDLEPALAELKHQQRAHEEFMQLWHRVFDACDDLPCSVSPQTIEALHLAVWGGRRYALLLQLESDETAAWANEMERLCRAAILVHA from the coding sequence ATGCAAAAGACGCCGCCGGAAACCAAGCTCAAGCCACTGAAACGCCCTTCTCAAGCCCGTGCCAAAGCGACCGTGCAGGCCATTTTCGATACCTATGTTCGGATTTGGCAGCGCGATGGCTGGGAGCGGATTACTACCCGCGCCATCGCGCTTGAATGCGGAATTGGCGTAGGCACTCTGTACGAATATTTCCCCAACAAGATGGCACTGCATTCCGGATATATTCGGTATTGCATCGAAAGTCTCATCCGCTGCGTGGACGAGGCGGCTATACAACCGGTCGGTCTACCGTGGGAGGAGCGCATACACCGTCTTCTGCAGCGTGTGTGTGGTGTCGAACGCTCCGGCCTCCCCTGGTTTCATCCGAAACTGCTCGATCTGGAGCCGGCTCTGGCCGAGCTGAAACATCAACAGCGCGCTCATGAAGAGTTCATGCAACTGTGGCACCGGGTATTCGATGCCTGTGATGATCTGCCCTGTTCAGTATCGCCACAGACCATCGAAGCGCTGCATCTGGCTGTGTGGGGCGGGCGGCGTTACGCCTTGTTGCTACAGCTGGAAAGTGACGAGACCGCCGCCTGGGCTAACGAGATGGAGCGGCTCTGTCGCGCGGCGATACTCGTGCACGCATGA
- a CDS encoding alpha/beta hydrolase family protein encodes MNNKLFPKSALSLLAASALLFSASSMAGNPTPPPPTDGGDGSYQRGPDPTVSYLQAESGPYSVRTENVSSYVSGFGGGTIHYPTGTTGTMAAIVVIPGFVSSESSIEWWGPKLASHGFVVMTIDTNSGYDQPASRARQINAALDYMIDRNNTSSSAINGLIDVNRLGVVGWSMGGGGTLRVAEEGRIKAAIPLAPWDQTTFRDVQAPTLIFACESDTVAPVSQHASPFYNQLPSGLPKAFFELNNGSHYCANGGNSYNPALSRLGVSWMKLHLDNDERYEQFLCGPNHTSDYTISEYRGNCPY; translated from the coding sequence ATGAATAACAAACTATTCCCGAAGTCGGCCCTGTCCCTGCTCGCCGCAAGTGCACTGCTTTTCTCTGCTTCCTCTATGGCTGGCAATCCCACGCCTCCGCCTCCGACTGATGGTGGTGACGGCAGCTACCAGCGCGGACCGGACCCAACCGTTTCGTATCTGCAAGCCGAAAGCGGGCCGTACAGCGTCCGGACCGAGAACGTTTCCAGCTATGTCAGCGGTTTTGGCGGCGGCACCATCCATTATCCGACGGGTACCACGGGCACCATGGCAGCGATCGTGGTCATCCCAGGCTTCGTTTCGTCCGAGTCGTCCATCGAGTGGTGGGGCCCCAAGCTCGCTTCCCACGGCTTCGTGGTGATGACCATCGACACCAACTCCGGTTATGACCAGCCCGCCAGCCGCGCGCGCCAGATCAACGCCGCGCTCGACTACATGATCGACCGCAACAACACCTCCAGCAGTGCTATCAACGGACTGATTGACGTCAATCGCCTCGGCGTGGTTGGTTGGTCGATGGGCGGTGGCGGTACGCTGCGCGTTGCCGAGGAAGGTCGCATCAAGGCGGCGATTCCGCTGGCTCCTTGGGATCAGACCACCTTCCGTGACGTTCAGGCTCCGACGCTGATCTTCGCTTGTGAATCGGACACCGTCGCTCCGGTTAGCCAGCATGCTTCGCCATTCTATAACCAGCTGCCAAGCGGCCTGCCGAAGGCGTTCTTCGAGTTGAACAACGGCAGCCACTACTGCGCCAATGGCGGCAACTCGTACAACCCTGCGCTGAGCCGCCTGGGCGTGTCCTGGATGAAATTGCACCTGGATAACGATGAGCGTTACGAGCAGTTCCTGTGTGGTCCTAACCACACTTCGGACTACACTATCTCCGAGTACCGCGGTAACTGCCCGTACTAA